One Passer domesticus isolate bPasDom1 chromosome 29, bPasDom1.hap1, whole genome shotgun sequence DNA window includes the following coding sequences:
- the LOC135287251 gene encoding uncharacterized protein LOC135287251, with product MERRAPRQPRVAWEEDGAPQESSSPVEPYEVTMVQPLQTGAAGLAVCEEEQEAMAFIQAFVRLSCPMQDDKLQFLESIRSLCSSATNRGSLAGLERFCRRHELAEKIEALLSEEPQKQMRTELQLLAMLAITQLSSVLPELLDNTQLISSCFRRVLLLPPEEEMTGLEASLYTQTVDAMDILLKAVVLKSGEVLQDVLEVLLTFTSSERAVVRERALQRICSLSHWLASCSTLEAGQYEDRDDDCGQIQIPVLGKLFGRLILMAFEEEKTNHVALDALYALLNFISQQQRVTLPEDNAQLQAHWEDGISSSLHSPNAKDFIEAVGKYLGPSERTYIILSTITMFRYSSPCNHQVALSMLEVIGRDPDWWLMDVPKIVSHIYHTGLVTDIQVQHSLHCLLLLVADRSPGQVVTTLLQIAPRGDRNALSLWEVMFSVPQTVEKVLKELRVQLQDLKNGIFRTFPENDCLSYLALLASEDVQEEEFAPLYKTCRFLLYSANSTDREITSLLLRALITLSNREDRARKMKVLLPDLMNLLRQNCTSLVMMALMVLQNMMKCLKRTEASLIAADVARVLWYHFDEEESWVRESCISSFRDLVRTVVGKEKKWMKNFVHTVLAPLILHMNDEAPKVGQASRNALLAIAELLKWKEMKHVVKTRQTWKMAECLMKKDSSRAEQYLLQSLKYLKDPQECVRDSTIRFIGTIMRHVKDQSTEVPALIVRELQALEKDGCEFICCLAAQTSFILSRLREQQSPAGSRCSLWCWHR from the exons ATGGAGAGGAGAGCCCCGAGGCAGCCCAGGGTGGCctgggaggaggatggggctccccaggaaagcagctcccCAGTGGAGCCCTACGAGGTGACAatggtgcagcccctgcagacGG GTGCCGCTGGGTTAGCTGTgtgtgaggaggagcaggaagccATGGCATTCATCCAGGCCTTTGTCAGGCTCTCTTGCCCG ATGCAGGATGACAAGCTGCAGTTCCTGGAGAGCATCCGCAGCCTGTGCAGCAGTGCCACGAACCGTGGCTCGTTAGCAGGCCTGGAGCGCTTCTGTCGCAGACATGAGCTGGCAGAGAAGATCGAG GCGCTGCTGAGCGAGGAGCCCCAGAAGCAGATgcgcacagagctgcagctgcttgccATGCTGGCCATCACCCAACTGAG ctctgtgctgcccgAGCTGCTGGACAACACACAGCTGATCAGCTCCTGCTTTCGGAGGGTTCTTCTTCTGCCTCCAGAAGAGGAAATGACAGGCCTGGAGGCTTCCCTCTACACTCAG ACCGTGGATGCCATGGACATCCTGCTGAAGGCTGTGGTGCTCAAATCTGGCGAGGTGCTGCAGGACGTCTTGGAG GTGCTGCTCACCTTCACCAGCTCTGAGAGAGCCGTTGTGCGGGAGAGGGCCTTGCAGAGGATTTGCAGCCTGAGCCATTGGCTGGCCAGCTGTTCCACTCTGGAG gctggTCAATATGAGGATAGAGATGATGACTGTGGACAGATCCAGATCCCAGTCCTTGGGAAGTTGTTTGGACGTCTCATCCTCATGGCATTTGAGGAAGAAAAGACCAACCATGTGGCTCTGGATGCTCTCTACGCCCTCCTCAATTTCATCTCTCAGCAGCAAC GTGTGACACTGCCAGAGGACAATGCACAGCTCCAAGCACACTGGGAAGATGGGATCAGCTCCTCACTTCATTCTCCTAATGCCAAGGACTTCATCGAG GCTGTTGGAAAATACCTGGGACCTTCTGAGAGGACATACATCATCCTCTCAACCATTACGATGTTCCGCTACTCATCTCCCTGCAATCATCAGGTGGCTCTCAGCATGCTGGAGGTGATTGGGAGAGACCCTGACTGGTGGCTGATGGAT GTGCCAAAAATCGTGAGCCACATCTACCACACTGGGTTGGTCACAGACATCCaagtccagcacagcctccactGCCTGCTTCTCTTGGTGGCTGACAGGAGTCCTGGGCAGGTGGTCACAACACTGCTGCAGATCGCCCCACGAGGAGATAG GAATGCCCTCAGTTTGTGGGAGGTGATGTTCTCGGTGCCCCAGACGGTAGAGAAGGTCTTGAAGGAGCTTCGTGTCCAACTCCAGGACCTGAAGAATGGCATTTTTCGCACCTTTCCTGAAAACGACTGCCTCTCTTACTTGGCT CTGCTGGCCTCCGAAGATGTGCAAGAGGAGGAATTCGCTCCATTGTACAAAACCTGCAGGTTTCTGCTGTATTCAGCcaacagcacagacagagagataacctccctgctgctcagggccctcaTCACACTGTCCAACAGAGAGGACAGG GCGAGAAAAATGAAGGTCCTGCTGCCAGACCTGATGAACCTGTTGCGGCAGAACTGCACGTCTCTGGTGATGATGGCCCTGATGGTCCTCCAGAACATGATGAAGTGCTTGAAGAGGACCGAGGCCAGTTTAATTGCTGCGGATGTGGCGAGGGTACTCTGGTACCACTTTGATGAG GAGGAAAGCTGGGTGCGGGAGAGCTGCATCAGCTCCTTCAGAGACCTGGTGAGGACAGTGgtggggaaggagaagaagtGGATGAAGAACTTCGTGCACACTGTCCTGGCCCCGCTCATCCTTCACATGAACGACGAGGCCCCCAAAGTGGGCCAG GCCTCCAGGAATGCCCTCCTTGCCATCGCAGAGCTCCTCAAGTGGAAGGAGATGAAGCATGTGGTGAAGACACGGCAGACCTGGAAGATGGCTGAGTGCTTG ATGAaaaaggacagcagcagggctgagcagtaCCTTCTTCAGAGCCTGAAGTACCTGAAGGACCCTCAGGAATGCGTGCGAGACTCGACTATCAGGTTCATCG ggaccATCATGCGGCATGTCAAGGACCAAAGCACGGAGGTGCCTGCTCTGATTGTCAGAG AGCTTCAGGCCTTGGAGAAAGATGGCTGTGAATTCATCTGTTGCCTGGCAGCTCAGACCAGCTTCATCCTgagcaggctgagggagcagcaaTCACCAGCAGGGTCCCGATGCTCTCTGTGGTGCTGGCACCGCTGA